One part of the Clostridia bacterium genome encodes these proteins:
- a CDS encoding glutamate dehydrogenase: MLSFNGTADYQINRAIKLLDLDEETAKALLEPRRSLEVTFSVRMDDGSVRVFKGYRVQHNDVMGPAKGGIRFHPLVNLQEVKALATLMSIKCAVIGLPYGGGKGGVTVN; the protein is encoded by the coding sequence ATTTTGAGTTTTAACGGAACAGCGGATTATCAAATAAACAGAGCCATTAAATTATTGGATTTAGATGAGGAGACCGCCAAAGCACTTTTGGAGCCAAGGCGTTCTTTGGAAGTTACTTTTTCGGTACGAATGGATGATGGTAGTGTTAGGGTTTTTAAGGGATATCGGGTTCAGCATAATGATGTAATGGGACCTGCCAAAGGCGGGATTCGCTTTCATCCTTTGGTAAATCTTCAAGAAGTAAAAGCCTTGGCAACTTTGATGAGTATTAAATGTGCTGTTATTGGTTTACCATATGGTGGTGGTAAAGGTGGTGTAACAGTTAAT
- a CDS encoding ADP-ribosylglycohydrolase family protein, with translation MKGCLLGGAIGDAFGAPVDLLSLAEIKEKHGEQGLVDLVCNAAGKAEITDDTQLTLFTVEGLLRAETRKRVRGACYFPSIVYYAYLRWLYTQGYPKNKKIEDIYNGFLIQVKDLHEKRSPGKTCLTALSSGDYGTLDKRINDSKGCGGVKRIAPVGLYFSTKNAFELGCECAALTHGHPSGYLSAGFLAYLIAKIISGVEIKRAVQASLEKLVFYDGYEECNQSVRKALRLAESDLEPVQAISEIGEGRVAEEALAIAIYAVLKHPDNFKQALYVAVNHDGGSNSAGAIVGNILGAYLGFEGLPKEWIERIELSELIIRLADDLFTGYKGTLDWWRRYPGS, from the coding sequence ATAAAAGGTTGTTTATTGGGTGGGGCTATTGGTGATGCTTTCGGTGCACCTGTAGATTTGTTAAGCTTGGCTGAGATTAAGGAAAAGCATGGAGAACAAGGTCTGGTTGATTTGGTTTGTAATGCAGCAGGCAAGGCGGAAATTACAGATGATACACAACTTACTTTATTTACGGTGGAAGGACTTTTGCGGGCTGAAACTAGAAAAAGGGTGCGGGGTGCCTGTTATTTTCCTTCCATTGTTTATTATGCTTATTTGCGTTGGCTTTATACACAAGGATATCCTAAAAATAAGAAGATTGAAGATATTTATAATGGTTTTTTAATTCAGGTAAAAGATTTACATGAAAAACGTTCACCAGGTAAAACTTGTTTAACAGCCTTGTCCAGTGGAGATTACGGTACTTTGGATAAACGAATTAATGATAGTAAGGGTTGTGGGGGAGTTAAACGTATTGCACCAGTGGGTCTTTATTTTTCTACTAAAAATGCATTTGAATTGGGCTGTGAATGTGCGGCCCTGACTCATGGTCATCCAAGTGGTTATCTATCTGCTGGTTTTTTAGCTTATTTAATTGCTAAAATTATTTCCGGTGTGGAAATTAAAAGAGCAGTCCAAGCTTCTTTGGAAAAACTAGTTTTTTATGATGGTTATGAGGAATGTAATCAAAGTGTTCGCAAGGCTTTACGCTTAGCAGAAAGTGATCTAGAACCTGTACAAGCTATTAGCGAGATTGGTGAGGGACGTGTAGCAGAAGAGGCTTTGGCGATTGCTATTTATGCGGTTTTGAAACATCCGGATAATTTTAAACAAGCACTTTATGTGGCGGTAAATCATGATGGTGGTAGTAACAGTGCTGGGGCTATAGTAGGCAATATTCTTGGTGCTTATTTAGGTTTTGAAGGATTGCCCAAAGAATGGATAGAAAGAATTGAGTTAAGTGAATTGATTATTCGTTTGGCCGATGATCTTTTTACTGGTTATAAAGGAACGCTTGATTGGTGGCGGCGTTATCCTGGTTCATAA